The following DNA comes from Pongo pygmaeus isolate AG05252 chromosome 9, NHGRI_mPonPyg2-v2.0_pri, whole genome shotgun sequence.
ACACTGTTTCTTTGCCCAGCTTTGCCCTGgacacctgctctgtgccaggtcaGGTGCTGACACCACCACTGGGAGCAGCTGGAGACGGCCCCCCTGTCTCTGTGACGCATCTCCTGGTTAGgacctgttctggaccccacatCTCACCTGCAACACATCAGAGTAGAATGTCCCAGCTGATGGAGGAGCTGGAAGCGGGGCCATGTGATAAACTGCTGAAGACATGAACTTCAGCATTGGGTAGTGAATAGACATTCAGTGTGGTTTTAGAGGCCAGAATAATAGATGATAGCATAGTAGTTCAATAAAATTTAAGGAGGGAGTTTTCATAGTTAAAAGGAGTTCAGAATGAAATAGATCTTTGGAGGTGGCCGGCTCCTCACTGTAGAAGTGCCATAGCAATTGCTGGGTCACTGTCTGTAGGGACACAGTGTCCATTCTTAAGGGAATTTGGGGCATTGGGTGAGACTTAAATGCACTACAAAAACACTTCTCATTCCTAAGACTGTGATCTCTTTTTAGTTTACTTGATAAATGTCAGTTTTTAACTCCCTTTTCTATTTCAGAGCCGGCGATTAGATACAGAAGAATTAAGTTTGCCAGATATTTCTGCAGAAATCGCTGAGAAAATGGCTACGTTTCATGGTATGAAAATGCCATTCAATAAGGAACCAAAATGGCTTTTTGGCACAATGGAAAAGTAAGTGGTCAAATCACTTGTTCCTAACATAGTTTTACAGTGGTGGCTCCCAGAAGTGCCAGAAGTGAGCATTTGTTTGCCACAGTAGTCAGAGGTCTTCCTAGTTCACTGAAGTGCAGGGTGTCAGCTGCTGATACTTGTCTCATAAGTAAGTCTTTCTTGCGTGTAAAAGTCAATTCCTAAACCAAGAAAGAAGGCTTATGCAAAAATGCTATTGAACGGGTGAAGGGACAGAAGAAAGTCACCTTCCTAGAATGCCACGAACCCCCAAGGCCACTCCTCTTCCCCTCAGTCATGGCAGTCAGAGGGGTCCCACTGGCACTGTGACTGCGCTGGGATTGAATGTTTAACCAAAGCCCCAAGAACAGCAAGCCTTGATGAGTTGATTGTTGATTctttgttctgttctttttttaaaatttttttaataggtaTCTAAAGGAAGTGCTGAGAATTAAATTTACTGAGGAATCCAGAATTAAAAAGCTCCACAAATTGCTCAGTTACAATCTGCCCTTGGAACTGGAAAACCTGAGGTGAGTTTTCCTTCTATTTCCTGACTTTAAATATTCTTAGTCACTAAAACTGTTGTCAGTAAACATTGATTGAGCTTGCCTTATGTCCGGCATTTTACATTGGTTTTACAGGGTGAATTTAAACCGTTAAGTTTTGTCATCTGGAATTATGGTTCTCTAGAGGACTAGAGATTATGGACTCTATGGACTAGAGGCCCACACGTGCCCTCTAGTCAGTTTGTGAAGGTTCCATAGAGAAGGAAAATGTCGAAGGAGTGGCTTGGTGGCCAGGGCAGTAGAGTGTCTAGCGGGGTGGATTTTCTCTGGTGGGGAGAAGGGAGTAAGGGCAGGCTGGGGAGTGTGAGGAAGATCCTTCTTCCTTACAGTTCAATCTTGGCTTTTGCGAGAAACAGAATCTTCATACTGATCTCTGAAGCAAGGCTGTCATCGTCCTCAGAGTGATGCTGGGCGCCGGCCACTCACATCTGTACACTAACAAGTattacaccatttttttttttttttttataagacggagtctcgctttgttgccaggctagagtgcagtggcgcgatcttgactcactgcaacctccccctcctgggttcaagtgattctcctgcctcagcctcccgagtagctgtaactacaggcatgcgcccccacacccagctaatttttgtatttttgtagagacggggttacaccatgttggccagagtggtcttgatctcttgacctcgtgatctgcccaccttggcctcccaaagtgctgagattacaggcgtgagccaccacacccagccacaagtATTTACACCTTTAATTACTCAGGTATGTGCCTCCTCTGCTAGGCTTGATGATCGCTGctgagagaaaacaaacaaataaaataatgtcaaatTGTGATAAGTGCTGTGACAGAAACACATCAAAGTGGGCCCTTAGTCTGCATAGGAGGACCTGCTTGGGTCACTGGTAAGAGAAGGGCTGTCTAAGGGGGTGCTATACAAGCCGAGACCAGCAGAGAAAGGGGCTCCAGGAGGGAGCGGCACATGCAGAGGTCCTCCGGGGGAAGAGCTGAGTGCAGAGGGCCTGTGGAGTTGTTGCCACATAATGACACAGTTGTCAGAATTCACATCACAGATACTACTCTGAAACTGTGTGTTGCTTTGGAGCACGAATTTGGTGCTGGCCATGTGGAGAAAGCAAGATTGTGTGCAGCTGACTGAGAAGCTTGATGGGTAACagtgaaacctttcttttcagATCATTGCTTGAATCTACTCCATCTCCAGTTGTATTTTGTCATAATGACTGTCAAGAAGGTAAGAATTGCTGTGTTCTGTTACAGATGAGGTTTGTGTGTATACTTAGAAAATTACTGGCAGTGTGTCTGAAAAATGCAACGTAGCATCAAGAGTATTAGGTACATTAAATTATGATACAGCCAGACAAtgaggttttgtatttttttttagagtatgaggccaggcacagggtctcatgcctgtaatcccagcactttgggaggccaaggtgggaggattgcttgagtccaggagttctagatcagcctgggcaacatagcaagaccccatctctacaaaaaataaaaacattagccaggcatagtggtgtgcacctgtagtcccagctacttggtaagctgaggcaggaggttggcttgagcctaggagttcaaggctatagtatgctatgatcacaccactgcactgtagcctggatgacagagcaagatcctgttaaaaaaaaaaaaaaattacgtggAAGAAATCCGAAAGAATATTCACTAAACTTGGGAATTGGGATAAAGAACTTAAACTTTCTAAGTCACATATTACTTTTTCAGTGTTTAACTCCTTACAGTAaacatgaatgatttttttttaacctgaaaaacaataaaagaacaaGATCCACTGCCTACCCCATTCAGTCCCGGGCCTTTCCCCCTTCTGCACCACACAGCGTGTGCTTATCGCAACACGTGTAATCTAACACCTTCTCTCCTAGTATCAGTGCACTGTGCTATTAACTATTTCAGGCTTCTGTGCTTTGAAAACATGACAGTGATATGTTCCGTACTGTAACAAAACTTCATCCCACGCAATTGCACATTGAACAGTCTCATCAGAGGCCCCCCACTATGCAGCTCCCACTGGTGCTGCTGACATGGCCTCCCCTAGTCACAGTAGTTCAGGTCCCACCTTGAACCCTTGTTTGCCAGGCTCAGCAGTTTGCTTTTAATCCTGAGAACAGTTTCTCATGAAGACCCGTCATCCATAAGCCATTCATTTGAGCCAAATTACCTTTTACTAATTAGCTGCTCATCGCTGGCTAACTCAAGTCAAGGAGGGTGTAGACATTACAGCTACAGCTTTGTGTATTACCCTTGCCCTTCTGGTGGTGAGGGGGTGACAAATGGCACAGATATCACTAGAGAGAGGGGACTGGAGGAGATCAGCTGTGTTGATGATGGCAAAGTGTAGGAGGGATCGAAGAGGTAACagttgtacattaattttgttctGCTACTTTGGGTGTCTGCCtccaatttgccttttttttgagactgttactgtgtcacccaggctggtgtgcagtagcgcaatctagGCTCCACGTAACCTTAgcctcttgggcttaagtgatcctcctgccttagcctcccaagtagttgggataacaggcgcacaccactacacctggctaattatttgtggagatggagtttctctgtgttgcccaggctggtcttaaactcctggactcaagtgatcctctcacctccgcctcccaaagtgctgtgattacaagtgtgagccaataCATGTTTTCTGGTCTCCAGTTTACGTTGTAATTGCTACTCTAAATGGAAAAAGTATGCTGAAGAGCCTAGACACTACACCTCCACTAGAAATCCTAAGGAGAGAGAGCAGCTGAAAACCTAGCAAAGGTTGGCTCACTGGTGCCAGCCGCAGGATGTCGGAGATGCTGAACATCATGTCGAGTGTGGGGATCTCAGGAACGCAGGCCTGCAGAGCCAGGCTGATGGCTGACCAACTCCTGACCCAGAATCCAATACTAAAGCAAATAGTCTTGTAGGAATGCTGCCTGTGGTCTCCTTGGGAAGAAAAAGCAGGCACGAACAAAGCAGGGGATCCACTGTGGCAGCTGAGCTCTCCCTTGCCTTTCTTACTGGGAGGGCACTCCCACAGCTTCCCAGCTGGAGTGCTACAGCCAGCCAGCCTGCAGACAGCAAACCAAGTCCCAGGGCCGCTGAGGGTGGTGTTTGGCTAGCACGAGCTCCTGCATGCCACCATGCAGAACATTTGGGAAGTACTGTCCTGACAGCAGAGCAAGAGGCCAGGCTTTGTTCCATAGTGAGCCTGGGGGTCTGGCGAGGACTAGGGCTGTGAGCAGGGGTTCTCATGGCCAGGTGGGTCAGGAGCCACCCTGCATAGGGGTATGCCTCCCGTGAGCACTTCATGCTCTGTCTAGCACCTGGTGATGTCCACAGACCAAAGCCATATTCAGTTAGGATTCCCTAAGGGATCAAATCCATTCTCTCGGCTCTGCTGTTCAAGGACTTGAGCCTTCTATTGTAAAACATAAACCATGTTATCCAAACCTTTTGCAGGTAATATCTTGTTGCTGGAAGGCCGAGagaattctgaaaaacagaaactGATGCTCATTGATTTCGAATACAGCAGTTACAATTACAGGTACTATGTTACAGTCCAGTGTTTCCATCTCAATATTGTTTTATCATTATGATATGCTTAATTAACAGTTATTAGAGAAAATAAGTCAAAACGCCACTCTGAGTTGCAAGCTGCTTCACCTGGAATCAGTGGCTTCTCGTCCACTGGCCCGTGGTGGTTGTGGTGAAGCAGCACGGCCTTCTTTGTTCGTAGCAGATGGCACTAGTTGGGGACAGCCATGCCATTCAGTCCAGACTTTGGCATTTTCTTTTGGCTTCAGAGATCATTTTCTTCTCATAAATCCTGGTCTAGGAGACACAATGTTCTGGAGTCATGGTTCAGGTGCACCTGTATAGCTTTAGTCAGCTGTGATGCTGACAACCACCtgttgtctctctctgtcattaaAGCAGTTATAGTCCTGCTCCCTCAGCAAGTCCAGATGGCAACAGGAGTGGCGTGCTCGGAACTCAGCCTTTTTTCTTCTGCAGTCAGGGAGCCTCCAGGCATACGGTTTGCCTCATTCTGTGCACTGTCTTATGTCTTATTTCAGGGGATTCGACATTGGAAATCACTTCTGTGAGTGGATGTATGATTATAGCTATGAAAAATACCCTTTTTTCAGAGCAAACATCCGGAAGTATCCCACCAACAAACAACAGGTAGGAGATGAGTTTTTGTATACTTGATAGGAAAATTACATGTCAATTTCATGCAGTTAGAATTACatcttcttttttagtttttgaggcagggtctcactctgtttcccaggctggagtgcagtagtgcgatcatggctcagtgTACCCTTGACCTTCTGTGCTCacgtgatcctctcgcctcagcctcccaagtagctgggaccacagacgcatgccaccacgcccagctaattgtttgtattttttgtagagatgggatttcaccaagttgcccaggctggtctcaaaactcctgggctcaagtgatcctcctgccccagcctcccaaactgctgggattacagttgtgagccaccacgcctggcctacatcttcatttttaaagataaccttttaaaatttggtttatgttaaaaaatgttattttgtttatGTTAAATGTAGACACAAACTTGACCTTTTAGTCCAGCTTATTAAAAATCTCTGTGCTAGAGATACTTGTATTCAGAGAAGAGCTTTGTCATCCTTTGTAGTTCCTTCTAGTGTTTTCCGAAAAGCCCAGCCTTGATTCTGCTTTCTGGCCATCTTTTTGGTGATCACTGACTGacctttttctattcatttcacACTATGGAGAGAGAAGTAATCTTTCGGGCACCAGAGTTTAGCAGTGGGAGGAAATATCTTTGGTGTTAACAGTTCCCTTTCCTGTCCTGAATGATGGGAGAAGGCTGGTGATTGTGTGGAGAATCAGTTCTCATGGGAATTTCCTCCTGGGATCTTTCTCTCCCATTCCTCAGCCCAGCACTGAAGCCTTGGTAGCAGTGCTAAAGGTGAGTAGGACTGGGAGGGTGCACCAAGCCTGCCTCcaaaataatggtctccagtttaCGTTTTTAAGTGCTACTCTAAATGAAAAAAGTACTCTGAAGAGCCTAGACACTGTATCTCCACTAGAAATCCTGGGGAGAGAGAGCAGCTGAAAACCTAACAAAGGTTGGCTCACTGGTGCCAGCCCCAGGATGTCGGAGATGCTGAACATCATGTCGAGTGTGTGTCTCCCAGTGTGTCACAGTAGATGCATATGCTTAGTGACAGCTATTGACATTGTCTATTTTAACCATCATTGATCCTaacacaattacttttttttaagctCCATTTTATTTCCAGTTACTTGCCTGCATTCCAAAATGACTTTGAAAACCTCAGTACTGAAGAAAAATCCATTATAGAAGAAGAAATGTTGCTTGAAGTCAATAGGTAacgtttttccttttttgatttgTAAAGATAGCTTTCCTCTTTATAGACTATATTTGGTATGCTGACTTGCAATTATGAGTATTTTagagcttcttcttttttttttttttttttttttttttttttgagacagagtcttgctctgtcacccaggctggagtgcagtggcgcaatctcggctcactgcaacctccgccttccgggtttaagcgattctcctgtctcagcttcccaagtagctgggattacaggtgcctgccaccatgtccagctaatttttgtattttttagtagagatgggtttttgccatgttggccaggctggtcttgaactcctgacctccggtgatccacccacctcggccttcccatgctgggatttacagatgtgagccaccacgcctggcctaggaGCTTCTTTTTAATCGTACATCTTTAGGACTTGCACTTTGTCAAAAATAGAATCTGCTCCTTCTCCATTGTGGCTGAGACTATGCAGAGCTTTCAGATCTGAGCATACAGCAGGCAAAGTATATTAGTGTGTTCTCACATGGCTACAAAGatattacctgagactgggtaatttataaagaaaggaggtttaattgactcacggttctgcatggccagggaggcctcaggaaacttaacaatcatagcagaaggcaaaggggaagcaaggcacgtcttacatggtgccAGGAGAGAGAGGGGCAGAGAGACGGAGAAGAAGGTAGGACTACcagacacttttaaaaccatcagatcttgtgagaactccctcactattgtgaggacagcatgggggaaaccacccccatgatctaatcacctccttccaggtccctccctccacacatggggattacaattaaagatgagatttgggtagggagacagagccaaaccatatcacaagaaGAGGTCCCATGTCCAAGAAGGGTCAGGACACTTTGTGGCATTCTGAACTGTCATCCAGACACAACAACCCAGTCATACAGGGCTGCTGCCACCCAGAgcctatagaatttttttttttttgagatggagtcttgatctgtcacccaggctggagtgcagctatgtgatcatggctcactgcagcctctaactcttaGCAAgcctgttgcctcagcctcccaagtaactgggactacaggcacgtactaccatgcctggctaatttttgtatttttttgtagacacggggtcttgctctgttgcccaggctggtcatgaactcctgggctcaagtggttctcctgcctcagcctcccaaagtgctaggattacagatgtgggctactgcacctggccctgcaAACTTGTCACTGATGCTTGTGGAGTGGCGGGCACCATATGCTGTGTTTTAACTCAAGTTTCTCCTAGAAAATGATTAAACTTATGTTTATCAGTTTTAAGTCTTGCTTTTAACTGTTTTCTCAACAGTTTTCAAAGCAGGGCCCTGaaacttccagattctgcaaaggtCTAGACCACTATTTGTCCATCTCTTTAGTCAAGAGGCCTGTGGGTTGTTCCTATTATTTGGGGTCTCCTGTAACATTTTTCGGTAAAATGGCTGTTTAAGTCACTGTGGCCCACCTCATCTTTCCACTGCACTTAGCACAGTCATCTCCTCGTGGCCTCTGGAGTGCTCACCCCCGACACTAGGTGTGATGTCGCATCTGCCTACCTGCTGGGCTCCACCGCATCGTACATcatctctttttgtttcttgaactggtggaaacagaaaaaacagaTGGAGGAGACCCCAGACAGAAAGGGTAGCACACGGGACTCTTGTGGGCCGGGACCACAGGATGAACAGAGAGTAGGATTGGAGGGTACTAGAGCAGGCACTCCTAAATTTGAGCTTTATCTTCATGTGGATGAACCCTCAGGGTATTGTTTGAGGAGGAACTTGGATTCACAGTGACATGGGGGCTTGGTACAGCCTAGAGATGGTGACGTGGCTCACACACTCTCATCTGCTCTTTTCACTTCTGTGTGACAGGAGGGGATGGGACAAGGATGGGATTTGAGAAGTCTCTTGCTCAAGGAGTGAGAGCTTCATCCTGCCTCCAGCAAAGGGCTGCCTCTTGGTTGCTGATGCTGTGCACCCTCCCTTGTAGCaagcttgctttcttttctgccaGCATGGCCACCCAGGCCTTCACCTGCACCCTGTGAATGTGAATATATTCACCTTGTGAATATATTATGGCCAAGTGGCATTTACGTGTGCCATGGCCAGGCCAGCTGTGTGTGTTCACATTCACCAGTGCACCTGTCACTAGCAGATGAGGGAAGGGTGTGGGAGTGGTTTTCTCATTGTTCTTAGTTAGTCCCATGGAATATAGACCCATGATTTGCCAACACTAACTAGGTTTGCATCCACACAAGTTAAAATGTCCATCTGGCATGAAATCATTTCATCGGTCGTGTAACTGATACTGTATGTCTCATATGTGTTTCTTGCTTTTGTCATTCCAGGTTTGCCCTTGCATCTCATTTCCTCTGGGGACTTTGGTCCATTGTACAAGCCAAGATTTCATCTATTGAATTTGGGTACATGGTATGTTTTagcaccgtttttttttttttttttcttcctactccCAGGTAAAAATGCTATAGTATTTGTGAATCTTGGCAGCAAATGACCGTTCCTTACAGAGGGTTCTCTGTCTCCCCAAGTACCCGAATGTGGTGACCTGGTGGCATCAGGACAGTGTGGCTCAGCCCAGGAAGCTGGGGGAGAAGCCGCTGTCACTGATGCTGTGGTTGCCTTTGGAGGTTGCCCTCACTTCCAGGCCAGCTGACCTTGCCTCCCCTGCTTCAGAGAAGTGCCTGCAATCCTGATGGGGAATGTAGGCATCTGCATCCTGGAAGTCCAGCCCTGACCTCAGTCCCTTCTGACACAGGGGACAGTAAGTGAAGAAGAGtgggtggctcctgcctgtgctGTGGAAGGTTTTATTTATTGGTTACCACTTCATTCTCCAGCCTGTAGTGCACGACTTTGGGTTGGAAGCTGGTAATTATTGAATTAGACCTCCTGTTTTTCATAGGCATATTTGTAACCAAGCTAGGCTGTCATTTAATTTTAACCTTAAGAATTGTcagccgggtgcgatggctcacgcctgtaatcccagcactttgggaggctgaggtgggcagatcacctgaggtcaggagttcgagaccatcctggccaacgtggagaaaccccatctctactaaaaatagcctgcatggtggcgggcgcctgtaatcccagctactcaagaggctgaggcaggagaatcgcttgaacccaggaggtggaggttgcagtgagctgaagtcatgccactgcactgtagcctgggtgacagaacaagattctgtctcaaaaaaaaaaaaaaaaactgtcactgacatagaaatagaaagtatttttaaCCTTCAGACAAACCTTTCTGTTGTTCCATAGTGAATGAATGTTAGTGAGTTGTCTTGGGGTGGGGGATAACACAAATGTCTACAGTCTAGTGAGCTGCTTTCCTTTGGGACAGAGATGGGACTAGTTCATTTTGACCTCCTCAGTCTTATACTACAATGATTTCTACTTCTAGGCAGAAGGTTTGGTAATGCAAAGATGATATTAGGTAAAAGAAGGGGACATTGGATTTTTAAAGCAGATTTGAGTCATGGTCAAATGATACTGTAAGACAAAGCACACTTCATAACAAGGAATATTACTAGAGATAAAGAAGGACATTTTGTGATAATAAAGGCATCAGTACATCCAGAGGACATTAAAAACCCTTGTCTTGCTTCAAAAGACATGATATTAAAACTGACAAAAGTGAAAGAAGAGAATGGCAGATTCATGATTAAAGTTGGAGATCTtggccggttgcagtggctcacgcctgtaatcccagcactttgggaggccgaggtggttggatcacttgaggtcaagagttcgagaccagcctgaccaatgtggtgaaaccctatctctactaaaaatacaaaaattagccgggcatggtggcacatgcctgtaatcccaggtacttagggaggctgaggcaggagaatcgcttgaacctgggaggcagagtttgcagtgagccgaggtggcgccattgcactccagcctgggcagtaagagcgaaactggccgggcgcggtggcccatgcctgtaatcccagcactttgggaggccgaggcgggcggatcacgaggtcaggagatcgagaccatcctggcaaacacggtgaaaccccgtctctactaaaaatacaaaaaaaaaaatttagctgggcctggtggtgggtgcctgtagtcccagctaactcgggaggctgaggcaggagaatggcgtgaacccaggaggcggagcttgcagtgagccaagatcgcgccactgcaactccagcctgggtgacagagcgagactccgggtctcaaaaaaaaaaaaaaaaagagtgaaactctatctcaaaaacaaaaacaaaacaaaacaaaaaacgtagGAgatctcaccactcctcttctgTGATTAGAACAAGGAAGAACACacgcaggaggagggagagggcctTACAACTCTCCCTGCCAGCCTGGCTTCATGCACGTTCATTAAACCCCCCAGCAACTGCAGGgtgcacattcttttcaaatgaatatggaatattCCTCTAGATAGACCATATGCTGGGCCATCAGACAGGTCTTGATAAATTAAAAGGGATTGAAATAATACCGGATATGTTCTCAGTGAAATTTAAGTGGAAATCAACAACAAAAGATATCTAGAAAATTCtcaattatttggaaattaaacagtacACTTCTAAATAAACACTGggtcaaagaaattaaaaagaaaatgagaaaatattttaaactgaattaTAATGAAAACATAGCATGTCAGTATTTGTGGGATATACATAAAGCAGTATATAGAAACTTACGGCTTTGTAGCTTAAATGTTTATATTCCATAAGAAGAAACATTACACAAAATCCCTATCAAAACATTGGCAAAAATTAAATCCACTAACATATGTAAAAGGATAATACATTATGGCCAAGTGGcatttatccctggaatgcaaggctggtttatatttgaaaaaatcagTTCATATAATTcttcatattaacagaatgatgGTGAAAAACCGTTTGATTATCTCAGGGACCAcaggaaaaagcatttgacaagatccaatgtgataaaaaaaaaaatctcagcaaactaggacTAGAGGGGATCTTCCTCAGCCAGATAAAGGCATGTATGAAAAACCCTcagccagccaggcacggtggctcatgcctgtaatcctagcactttgggaggccagggcaggtggatcacctgaggtcgggagttcgagaccagcctgaccaacatggagaaaccccatctctactaaaaatacaaaattagccaggggtggtggcacatgcctgtaatcccagctactcaggaaagtgaggcaggagaatcgcttgaacccaggaggtggaggttgcagtgagccgagatcacgccactgcactccagcctgggcaacaagagcgaaactctgtctcaataaaaaaagaaaaaaacccacaggcAACATTATCACTAGTGGTAACAGGGAAAATGTCCCCTTTGACCCCCACCCCAAGTACAGAACACGCAAGGACACCTGTTCTCACTGCATGTCTTCTGTGTTGTACTGAAGCTCCTAGCTGGTGcagtgaggcaagagaaagaaaggaaatgtaggTGCactgggaaggaagaagaaactgCCTTTATTCTttaggtgacatgattgtatgca
Coding sequences within:
- the CHKA gene encoding choline kinase alpha isoform X1, whose product is MKTKFCTGGEAEPSPLGLLLSCGSGSAAPPPGVGQQRDAASDLESKQLGGQQPPLALPQPPPPPPLPQPPSPPPADEQPEPRTRRRAYLWCKEFLPGAWRGLREDEFHISVIRGGLSNMLFQCSLPDTTATLGDEPRKVLLRLYGAILQMRSCNKEGSEQAQKENEFQGAEAMVLESVMFAILAERSLGPKLYGIFPQGRLEQFIPSRRLDTEELSLPDISAEIAEKMATFHGMKMPFNKEPKWLFGTMEKYLKEVLRIKFTEESRIKKLHKLLSYNLPLELENLRSLLESTPSPVVFCHNDCQEGNILLLEGRENSEKQKLMLIDFEYSSYNYRGFDIGNHFCEWMYDYSYEKYPFFRANIRKYPTNKQQLHFISSYLPAFQNDFENLSTEEKSIIEEEMLLEVNRFALASHFLWGLWSIVQAKISSIEFGYMDYAQARFDAYFHQKRKLGV
- the CHKA gene encoding choline kinase alpha isoform X2; protein product: MKTKFCTGGEAEPSPLGLLLSCGSGSAAPPPGVGQQRDAASDLESKQLGGQQPPLALPQPPPPPPLPQPPSPPPADEQPEPRTRRRAYLWCKEFLPGAWRGLREDEFHISVIRGGLSNMLFQCSLPDTTATLGDEPRKVLLRLYGAILQMGAEAMVLESVMFAILAERSLGPKLYGIFPQGRLEQFIPSRRLDTEELSLPDISAEIAEKMATFHGMKMPFNKEPKWLFGTMEKYLKEVLRIKFTEESRIKKLHKLLSYNLPLELENLRSLLESTPSPVVFCHNDCQEGNILLLEGRENSEKQKLMLIDFEYSSYNYRGFDIGNHFCEWMYDYSYEKYPFFRANIRKYPTNKQQLHFISSYLPAFQNDFENLSTEEKSIIEEEMLLEVNRFALASHFLWGLWSIVQAKISSIEFGYMDYAQARFDAYFHQKRKLGV
- the CHKA gene encoding choline kinase alpha isoform X3, which gives rise to MKTKFCTGGEAEPSPLGLLLSCGSGSAAPPPGVGQQRDAASDLESKQLGGQQPPLALPQPPPPPPLPQPPSPPPADEQPEPRTRRRAYLWCKEFLPGAWRGLREDEFHISVIRGGLSNMLFQCSLPDTTATLGDEPRKVLLRLYGAILQMRSCNKEGSEQAQKENEFQSRRLDTEELSLPDISAEIAEKMATFHGMKMPFNKEPKWLFGTMEKYLKEVLRIKFTEESRIKKLHKLLSYNLPLELENLRSLLESTPSPVVFCHNDCQEGNILLLEGRENSEKQKLMLIDFEYSSYNYRGFDIGNHFCEWMYDYSYEKYPFFRANIRKYPTNKQQLHFISSYLPAFQNDFENLSTEEKSIIEEEMLLEVNRFALASHFLWGLWSIVQAKISSIEFGYMDYAQARFDAYFHQKRKLGV